The proteins below are encoded in one region of Sedimentibacter sp. zth1:
- a CDS encoding HAD-IA family hydrolase has translation MIIKGILIDSGRVLNRPRTGHWFITPNFFTKVDKKIFNQLSKKTKEAFLKAGEYISKQFLIETEEDEYKHFLKFYRIFFENVPELNVNDEDIEYIAKDLVYNYDKYQFFKDVYDTLPILKNKYKLAVVSDAWPSLENVFIKAGFRDYFSSFVVSSLLGVAKPNHLMYETALNDLNILPEEAIFIDDSVRNCDGAKKLGVKTYLICRELREYIYYKLTCRNHIVVRNLHSILKKYN, from the coding sequence ATGATTATTAAAGGTATTTTAATTGATTCTGGTAGAGTATTAAATAGGCCAAGAACTGGTCATTGGTTTATTACACCAAACTTTTTTACCAAGGTAGATAAAAAAATATTTAATCAATTATCAAAAAAAACGAAAGAAGCATTTTTAAAAGCTGGTGAATATATATCTAAACAATTTTTAATTGAAACAGAAGAAGACGAATATAAACATTTCTTAAAATTTTATAGAATTTTCTTTGAAAATGTACCTGAACTTAATGTTAATGATGAAGATATAGAATATATTGCGAAAGATTTAGTATATAACTATGATAAATATCAGTTTTTTAAAGATGTTTACGATACTTTACCAATTTTAAAGAATAAATATAAATTAGCAGTAGTATCTGATGCGTGGCCTTCATTAGAGAATGTTTTTATTAAAGCAGGATTTAGGGATTACTTTTCATCATTTGTTGTATCATCTTTGTTAGGAGTAGCTAAACCAAATCATTTAATGTATGAAACTGCATTAAATGATTTAAATATATTGCCAGAAGAAGCAATTTTTATTGATGATAGTGTTAGAAATTGTGATGGAGCAAAAAAATTAGGAGTAAAAACTTACCTTATATGTAGAGAATTAAGGGAATACATATATTATAAACTTACATGTAGAAATCATATTGTGGTAAGAAATTTACATAGTATTTTGAAAAAGTATAATTAA